The sequence ACCATCTTCAGATCCGACCCACTTGGATTTGTTAATTTCTTAGAATAAGGGTGATATGGTGATTTTCAACCCTCTGTTTTGGAGATTTCCCAACTTTCTGCTGTTAGTTTGAGTTGTTACAATTAGATTTCCCAAAAGTAAAATTTGCACCATACAATGAGGTTGTAATTGCATCTTGCACTTGTGTGCATTTCTTTGTCCATGAGTTTCCTAATGTCATTTTGTCTTCCTATCTCTTACCAGATTGCACAAGCTTGCAAGCCTGTTGTTCACAAGGCTGGTTTATGGCCATCAGTTCGGACTCTTGCTCGCGGCTTTGAGATAGTGATGGGTTTGCTTCTATTCACCCCAGTTGCATTCTTGGCCTGGTTTCCTTTCGTTTCTGAATTCCAAACCCGTATGCTCTTCAACCAAGCATTCAGCAGAGGTTTACAGATTTCGCGTATTCTTGGTGGGCAACGGAAGGATCGTTCGTCCCGGAACAAGGAGTGAGCATGCTAGTTACAAGAGCAGCTTTCAAGTTAATTTTTTGATTGCCTTGCTACTTCCTTCCAGCAGACTCGTTAAACAATAGTTTGTCGGTATATGCTGTAATTATTAATGTGTTTGGGTTGCATTTTTGTTAGTTCCACTTGACTGACGGCAGCCCTGTCAATTTTTCAGATCTTATTAAAATTGCATATTTGTATCTATGTAGATATGATAAAATTCCTGGCTAAATTATCAAACCATGCCATATGTCATTTGGTTGATTGGCTTTTCTAACGTTGTACAAACATTTGCACCAGGGTTATAATTTGAAGTTTTCCCATGTGTTTATGTAGACTTTccattgtatatatatattacataacAGTTCGATCTCTTGGACACAGTAgttcaagagattgtggtcactcaccgttggatattaattcaatggttcaaaatgatatatatatataaatgcaatatgacataaatgattattatcCGATTCAAGTCAATCCGTTGAATTTAATCATTCGTGAGTCGAAATCTTTTAGAcaataaatagaaatatgTTGATCTTTTTTTGATTTCTCAGCAATTTTTCAACAAATTCTccgaatttaatttttcatattatgtCACGATTATTAATTTGAACCTGGATATCCAACGACACACAATCTCTTGAAAGGGACAAATCCAAGAGAAACCACCGATATtaggatattaatccaatggttcaaaatgatatatataaatgcaatatggcataaatgattattatccgattcaagtcaaccgttgaatttacatccaacggtgagtgaccataaatctcttggactacaggggtccaagagatcaggactgtatatatatattacataagATGCATATATATGGGCTTTCTCCATTACGGATTACTAATTTGCGGATTGAATGCGGATTTTTATTTGAAACCGTTAGATGTCAGTGGCGGTGGAGATTTAacataaaaagcaaaagataaaaaatacccctttgcaccaccatttgagaaacaaagaaacaacagGCAGACCCATCCAACTCAGGAGACCTGTGCTTCTCTTTCGTATTTCTCACCAAAGAAACATTTCTTCCCCGTGCATTTCGTATTTCCCACCATAAAAATCCGCATTCAATCTGCAAATTACTAATTCCATAAGATGCATATGTTATATTGTAAtaacagtcccgatctcttggaccacatgagtccaagagattgtggtcacccaccattggatattaatccaatggttcaaaatgatatatataaatgcaatatgacataaatgattattaccccattcaagtcataaatgagtgaaccgttgaatttacatccaacggtgagtgaccataaatctcttggactacaggggtccaagagatcaggactgattgtaataataatatatattaatgtaAAGTTTCCCCACGCTCCAATTTTACCgtctccaatttttttttctctattcaTAAGTTTGACTTCCATTTGGTTTTTGCTATGATCAAAAGTCCCAGTTATAGGTGCAAATATTTGtaaaacacacaaaaagcCTTCTTCACTTTGTATGGACTtggctgcttcttcttttaaaaatgtaGCAAACTAACCTActatatgaaatgaaatacGCTGCACTAATTACTCCATCATTATTAAAGTTTGAGATGTCTGGTGATACGAGATTTGGATGCAAATATGCACTAATTACTCCGTCATTTCATGATCAaatttcaattccttcttttctATTCCATTTATTCTTTTCGGATTGAAATGTTGAAACATATTAGATtagaaaaacaattaatttttttcattcatataCATCTCTTATGAAATAATGCTCAACTCTTTACACATTACTCTGTGATTTGTCTATAAGAAGCCAATTTGTTTCCttccttaaaaaattaaatatatatttttattttctatcaaTAACTAGCACTGAATTTTTCTGGATTTCTTGCATGGCAACTAGCACGGgttatatttgttttaaaaaaaacactgaAAAAAAATGGCCAATGATAAACTGACTAATTAAAAGGGGCGGCAGTTGAAAGAGTTTGAAAACCCAGCAAGCAAGCCTGCAAATACAGAGAGACgcatagttgagttgaaagaGTCACAGATGACACAATTCATACACAATCAAATACTCCGTTTAAAAACTCCCTCgctgtctctctctcactctcatttgTCAGCTTTCATTTGTCACCCTCTCTCTCAGTGATTGCCTCGTTGCCTATTGTTACAATTCTCCATCAATTtctcatttgtttttgttttatcttaTGGCTTGCAGTTCttaatttataaacaaacccagctcatgttttttctttaaccAGCATCTCTTTCATTCCCTACTTGTTCCTTGCTAAGATTCCCTCCACCACATTCTTCCTTGAAGATCAAAACcaaatcttttcttcttcttggattGTTGCTGTGCCAACTGCCAACTGCGGAGCCAGTAGTTTGAGTTCCAGTCATTCAACAACTAATATGCCTTTGGCATCTCGGCGACTGGGTTTTGCCTGAAGTTTCCTCAAGTGCCTTGAATTTCGCTGAGGAGAGCTTGAAGGTGAGAAAAATGACGTCTTTacagaatatatataatatatactaTATGATGCTCTCTGGGTTTTTAGACCGACTCTAAGTAAGTTTAGATCATTAGTCAAAGGAGTAAATGAATTTATGATtcaaaatatttgattttggCTCAAGAGGGTAGGAAAATTTGGTGCTTATGAAGTAGATTATAGGTTCAAGATAATGCTTGCATTTGTCAAATCTCTgtggttctttctttttccaattttttattgtctctttggttctgtttctgtttctaaATGAATTTTGATCACACTGGATGAGTAGCCTCGTATTACTGGTCATTGTTCACCATTCATTGAGGAAAAAAGTTTTCAACTTATGATTACACGATactaaaaaacataaaaaatttaggtggCAGGCATGTGCTTTGaagtatttatagggaaaaattgatcaaatctTACATCCAGAGGATATTCTGCTCTTGCATAATTTACAGTgcctttgattttcttggatttcatTGCATGgtggttttgtatgaaacaGATGAAGATTTAGTTTCAGCTATTAaacttggtttttttcttctttggcataagataAGTGTGAAGAAAGGTTTTAGTATCAGCAGCACAAATGGCATCGTCTTTGGAGGATCTTCTAGCAGAAGATGGGTTTAAAGGAAGAAAATCATTGACCAGGTCGAGGACTTCCTACCATTCTGGTTCAACTATACGTCATTTTCCTAATTCAGAAGAACACAGGAAACATTCCATGTCAGGAGATAGAATAAGGCCGGAGAAAACAAGGTCTGATGTGTCTCGGTATGGTGTGAGAAATAATCTGCCAACAGGTGATGATATTAGAGGTAGGAGAGCAAGAGAAGATCTTCTTGTAAGAGACAAAATAGAGGGAggatcaaagaaagaaattaggGATGGACTTGGAGGAAAAGGTCCTACCAGCCGCAGTGTGTGGGAAGCTAGAAGTTTAAATAGCATTTTTCCCCAGAATCAGGCAGCAAATGAGATAGTTGAGGTTGATGATGAAGACTTTGAGAGATACAAGGACATATATTCAAATGAACTGTATAGCTCAGAAAGAAGGAAGGATAAGTATTCTAATGGAAGTATGGAAAACGAAGGATTTGAAGAGAGGTCAATGAAGGAGACAGAGGTGGATAGGAGACATAGCCACGGTTCAAGTTCAAACAAACATGTGGCTGGACGTACAAGTTTTAGTGAGAATAATAGGCAAAGCAGGAAACAGCCTGAGACCTCTCATGACAGATCAAGGAGAGATTCATCATATAGCAAAAATTCTGAAGATGCTCGTGGTCAAAAGCGTGACAAAGTCTTACGGGCAGTTTCTGAACCTGCTCTCGATGAAATTGCTATCCAAGCCATGGTCTCCATCCTAAGTGGATATATTAAACGTTTTCTCAAAGATGACAACTTCCGGAGTGCACTAAGAGACAACTGTATCTCCTCCCTAAACTTTATTCATCAGGAAGAAGGGCATTCTGAGAGCAGAATCATAGCCAGCCTTGAGCAGGCAATTGAAACAGTGGAAAAGGCTGCAGAGGAATCTGCAAGTGAAAAGGATTTAAAAAGAGCTTCTTTGCAGCTTAGTGTTATCACAGGTTTGAACTCAGCTGATTTGAAGGATGGATTTACATCTGGGGTTCCTAACTATAAATTGTCAGCTTGTGCTCATCTCTACCTCAGTGTAGTGTATAAGCTACAGAAGAAAGACAGGGTATCAGCTAAGCATCTTTTGCTAGTGTTTTGTGATACACCCTTTCACGCAAGAACAACATTGTTGCCTGAATTATGGGACCACCTGTTTCTTCCGCATCTTTCACATTTAAAGGTTTGGTATGATCAAGAAGCTGATTCTCTAGCAGATAGACAAAACAAGCCAAGGAAACTGAAGCTTTTAGGAAAAGCGTACAATGAAATTTTAGATTCTGGTACTTACCAATTTGCAGTATACTACAAGGACTGGCTTACAGAAGGAGCTGAATCTCCTCCAATCCCTTCCATTCCTATCCCATCTGTATCTCTTCAGGAAGTTCAGCAGGGAGGTTCTCATAGTCATTCTTCAGAGGCCCCTAGTCCAGGTGGTCCCCAGTCAATGGTCAGCAAAAGACTGTACGATTCTGTGTTTGGTCGTTCAAGTAAACCTGAATCTGATGAGGCTGAAGATGATGGAGATATAGAAAACTTTCATAGTTGTATGAGAAGTTCCGATGGTTCAGCTGATGCTAAACAAACAAGTCAGCACTCTTCTGAAACAGTTCAATATAGGTACCaagatgttgaagaagaaTCCACTAAGAGGGCACCAGAAGATGGATTTCTTTCTGTAAGTAacctttttttgtgtgtgaatTAATTCTTTATCCAAGCACATCTAAAAATTTCTAGGGTTTATAGATGTTTACCCATTCTATGCTGGGATTGTCTTATGAATAACTTCTATAGTAATTAGCAGCAGTGTTGCCTTTCATTTTCTCTTGAACATAAGAAGCTTTATCCAATTAATGTTTATTTGGAATTGAttctaaataaaaactatATCACACCGGGAAGAGTgttaaaaaaatctgaaatattTTACTAAATCCAATTTCATGCTCTAAAACATTTCTGTAGGAAAATGGACTCTTAATGACAGAAGAGCAAAAGTGGGGTTATCTTGGAGTGAGTGATCTACCAGAAATTGACCTGAATCATCACTTTGATAAcatatgtggagaaaataCAGAAAGCACCCAGATGCTGCATGCATCAGCATGTGCAAAAGAGAATAAGCTTACCCTCAAAACCCTTGAAAAATCCAATTATGAACAGCAACGCGCGGAGGGTTCAACTGTTTCAAATTGCAGTGAAGCATCAATTGCCAGCTCTATTGTAAATGTACTGAATTCTTTCTAAAATCTTTAACTATGTACAATGTCATTTTCTAGTTTATGGTATTTATACTTTTTCTCTTTAAGTGCAGCCAATCAAAGAAAGGTCTTCTTTCGAAGGTGAGTCAAAAGGAACATCTAAGATATTATACCCTTTAGTGCACATCTCGATTTGTTTCTCATGTTTACATTCCCTTGACACAGAGTTACATGGAAATTACTTTGAAGAAGGAATCATTTTCTGGAGCATTCCCCAGGACTTCATTTGCCCTCTAACTGGAAGGTTGTTTGAAGATCCAGTGACTCTAGAGACTGGTCAAACCTTTGAGCGGTTAGCCATCAAGGCATGGTTTGATAAAGGAAACAGAACATGTCCTGTGACAGGAAAATCATTGGAATGTGTAGCAGTGCCTCTTCACAACTACATCCTAAAGCGTGTGATTCATAGTTGGAAATCTGAACATTGTAGGAAACTCTTGGCTTTTGCCTCTCAAGTAGTGGGGACCTCAGGGAGAGATGGATCCAAACACTATGATGAGAGAGCTATCTTCGTGCTAGAGCAGCTTCTCACTTGTTTCAGCAAAGAGGAAAGGACAGAAAATGCCAAGCACCTTACGTCTCTTGGAGGCTTGcagtttcttcttcaattgttTGAATTAGGAAAGCTGGAAGAGAAATCTCGTGCTGCAGCGCTGTTGTCCTGTTGTATAGAAGCAGATGCAGATTGTAGGAATATAATAGCAAGAGACATTAACAAACAGTATGTTATGGAACTACTTCAGAGCAAGCAGATTAAGATAAGAACAAATGCAGTGTTGTTGTTGACAGAACTGATTTGCCTGAAGGGGTGAGTAACATTGGCTTGCTGGTAATACATGTCAAATGAGCTGCTCTGGTTGCTTCTgaatatatagatatttttattaaaattgaatGAGTCTGTCAGCAGTCCCcttcatatattctttttatcTTCATTGTGCATGCGTGTGAGCAATTCAGAATCCACTACATGAAAACCTTGCCATCTTTTAGTTTTGGATATGTGCATAAACACACTGTATAATGGTGATGTGGAGATAacatataaaagaaattttgtaTGGAAATTTCCGATGAACTTGGATTGGTTGTTGAAGGCTTGAAACAATTAATAAATGCCTTTGTGGTTATATGGTGTCTGCTAGTACCTTTCATcgttgatttttctttttttttcatatcaGGAAGAAAGATGTCAGAACATTTCTCAGTGGCTTGCAGAATGAAGGGATTGTGAATGCAATGGATGTTTTGCTTGTGTGTCTCCAGAGTTCTCCAGCCAATCACAGATCCTTGGTTGCAGTACTTTTGTTACACGTAGATCTTCTGGTACACTCCTTAAGTAGTTCACAGGAATTTTCTAAAAGTTCCATCCTAATTGTCTCCATTTATTCTTGATGCCATGCCACTTTGCTTGACCCCTTCTTGCATTAGTAGCGCCCCCTTAAACTCTGAAGTAGTCACTGTGGAAGGCATTATGTTgtgtgaaaataaaatatatgacaatcaaattttttttggacaatGTGAGCTATAATTTCTGATTTGCAGGAATAATTTCCCTACATGCTTAATGGTGCATATACCTGCAGTAATTTAGGAATTTAGCTATTGCCACTCATCTTTTGAGCTCAGACTTGAAGGGAATTGATGGCTGCTTGGTTGAGAGATGAAAAGTTTCATTTATCTGAACTGTTTAGGTTGCTGGTGGTATGAAAGAAAAGTGACTTAGATACTAAGCTACTGATATTATTATAAGTATCTTGTTCTGAAGAAGTAGCCATAGCGTAGGGATCCTAAAACAGGCTAATCCTCTGTGGGTGCTCATAGAAAGAAGGCAAACAGACCTCAGAGGTTGCCCTATGTTTGATGGTTACTTTCAACATTTGATGATCCAGTGATACTTTGAACTCCCATTTCTGTTTATTAGAAGCTATTGTCTCTATCCCTATTCTGCATGATCAAATGTTGTTAACTAAGACAACCATCTGTTACAGGTAGAAGTAGAACCTCAGAAGTATGGCATGCATAGAGAGGAAGCTGTTGATGCAATTACAGAGGCTCTTGATTGCAGCTTAACTGATGCAAATGTCCGAGAGAATTGTTGCAAAGCACTTCTTATCTTGAGAAGGTACTTCTCTTTCTCAGGGAAATTGTTGTCGCGAAGTTGGAT comes from Prunus dulcis chromosome 6, ALMONDv2, whole genome shotgun sequence and encodes:
- the LOC117633033 gene encoding putative E3 ubiquitin-protein ligase LIN-1, which codes for MASSLEDLLAEDGFKGRKSLTRSRTSYHSGSTIRHFPNSEEHRKHSMSGDRIRPEKTRSDVSRYGVRNNLPTGDDIRGRRAREDLLVRDKIEGGSKKEIRDGLGGKGPTSRSVWEARSLNSIFPQNQAANEIVEVDDEDFERYKDIYSNELYSSERRKDKYSNGSMENEGFEERSMKETEVDRRHSHGSSSNKHVAGRTSFSENNRQSRKQPETSHDRSRRDSSYSKNSEDARGQKRDKVLRAVSEPALDEIAIQAMVSILSGYIKRFLKDDNFRSALRDNCISSLNFIHQEEGHSESRIIASLEQAIETVEKAAEESASEKDLKRASLQLSVITGLNSADLKDGFTSGVPNYKLSACAHLYLSVVYKLQKKDRVSAKHLLLVFCDTPFHARTTLLPELWDHLFLPHLSHLKVWYDQEADSLADRQNKPRKLKLLGKAYNEILDSGTYQFAVYYKDWLTEGAESPPIPSIPIPSVSLQEVQQGGSHSHSSEAPSPGGPQSMVSKRLYDSVFGRSSKPESDEAEDDGDIENFHSCMRSSDGSADAKQTSQHSSETVQYRYQDVEEESTKRAPEDGFLSENGLLMTEEQKWGYLGVSDLPEIDLNHHFDNICGENTESTQMLHASACAKENKLTLKTLEKSNYEQQRAEGSTVSNCSEASIASSIVNPIKERSSFEELHGNYFEEGIIFWSIPQDFICPLTGRLFEDPVTLETGQTFERLAIKAWFDKGNRTCPVTGKSLECVAVPLHNYILKRVIHSWKSEHCRKLLAFASQVVGTSGRDGSKHYDERAIFVLEQLLTCFSKEERTENAKHLTSLGGLQFLLQLFELGKLEEKSRAAALLSCCIEADADCRNIIARDINKQYVMELLQSKQIKIRTNAVLLLTELICLKGKKDVRTFLSGLQNEGIVNAMDVLLVCLQSSPANHRSLVAVLLLHVDLLVEVEPQKYGMHREEAVDAITEALDCSLTDANVRENCCKALLILRRYFSFSGKLLSRSWILKPADFSGNCEVNSVDNEDGSLAHGASPSDDEDNSIEDWLRNLTVTLLGNGKKSFLETLSKCLGSENLDLMRVCLITAEWLSRALSSLSGSEFQLTAFSSLIFPLKERLKNGEQVEQKILAAVSMLNFSKISECRVLLRESTEDIAVPLENLAEVTWSAKLLHAIISGENL